In one Cronobacter dublinensis subsp. dublinensis LMG 23823 genomic region, the following are encoded:
- the ftsX gene encoding permease-like cell division protein FtsX — protein sequence MNKRDALNEIRRFSNKLDNLRKQRSSGETGRPVQKRNKGANVKGKSRQGGINEQVRYAWQGALADLKSKPLATFLTIMVIAISLTLPSVCYMVYKNVSEAATQYYPSPQITVYLDKTLDDNAAQQVVGQLQAEPGVAKVNYLSRDEALGEFRNWSGFGGALDMLEENPLPAVVVVEPKLDFQSSEALNTLRDRVARLQGVDEVRMDDSWFARLSALTGLVGRVAAMIGVLMVAAVFLVIGNSVRLSIFARRDTINVQKLIGATDGFILRPFLYGGALLGFTGALLSLILSEILVMRLSAAVTDVAKVFGTTFEISGLSFDECLLLLLVCSMIGWAAAWLATVQHLRHFTPE from the coding sequence GTGAATAAACGTGACGCGCTGAATGAAATTCGGCGCTTTAGCAACAAGCTGGATAATCTCCGTAAACAGCGTTCCTCCGGTGAAACAGGACGACCTGTGCAGAAGCGAAATAAAGGCGCTAACGTCAAAGGCAAATCCCGGCAGGGCGGCATCAACGAACAGGTGCGTTACGCCTGGCAGGGCGCGCTTGCCGATCTGAAAAGCAAACCGCTCGCCACGTTTTTAACCATCATGGTGATTGCCATCTCGCTGACGCTGCCAAGCGTCTGCTACATGGTTTATAAAAACGTCAGCGAGGCGGCGACGCAGTATTACCCGTCACCGCAGATAACCGTTTATCTCGATAAAACGCTCGACGATAACGCGGCCCAGCAGGTGGTGGGCCAGCTACAGGCTGAACCGGGCGTCGCGAAGGTCAATTATCTGTCGCGCGACGAAGCGCTGGGCGAGTTCCGCAACTGGTCAGGCTTTGGCGGCGCGCTCGATATGCTGGAAGAAAACCCGCTACCGGCGGTGGTCGTGGTGGAGCCGAAGCTCGATTTCCAGAGCAGCGAGGCGCTTAATACGCTGCGCGATCGCGTGGCGCGCCTGCAGGGCGTGGACGAAGTGCGCATGGATGACAGCTGGTTCGCGCGCCTTTCGGCGCTCACCGGGCTGGTAGGCCGTGTGGCGGCCATGATCGGCGTGCTGATGGTCGCGGCGGTATTCCTCGTTATCGGCAACAGCGTGCGCCTGAGTATTTTCGCGCGTCGTGACACCATCAACGTGCAGAAACTCATTGGCGCGACGGATGGTTTTATTCTGCGCCCGTTCCTTTACGGCGGCGCGCTGCTCGGTTTTACCGGCGCATTACTTTCACTGATTCTGTCAGAAATTTTGGTGATGCGGTTATCCGCCGCCGTGACGGACGTGGCGAAAGTTTTCGGAACCACGTTTGAAATCAGCGGGTTATCTTTCGATGAATGCCTGCTGTTGCTGCTGGTTTGCTCGATGATCGGCTGGGCTGCCGCCTGGCTTGCGACCGTGCAACATTTACGTCACTTTACTCCGGAATAA
- the ftsE gene encoding cell division ATP-binding protein FtsE, giving the protein MIRFEHVSKAYLGGRQALQGVTFHLRPGEMSFLTGHSGAGKSTLLKLICGIERPSAGKIWFGGHEISRLKNREVPFLRRQIGMIFQDHHLLMDRTVYDNVAIPLIIAGASGEDIRRRVSAALDKVGLLDKAKNFPIQLSGGEQQRVGIARAVVNKPAVLLADEPTGNLDDALSEGILRLFEEFNRVGVTVLMATHDTGLISRRSYPVLTLSDGHLHGGRVGE; this is encoded by the coding sequence ATGATTCGCTTTGAACATGTCAGCAAAGCCTATCTCGGTGGGAGACAAGCGCTGCAGGGGGTGACCTTCCACCTGCGGCCTGGCGAGATGTCTTTTCTTACCGGCCACTCCGGCGCCGGTAAGAGTACGCTGCTGAAGCTGATTTGCGGTATCGAACGGCCCAGCGCCGGGAAAATCTGGTTTGGCGGCCATGAGATAAGCCGCCTGAAAAACCGTGAAGTGCCGTTCCTGCGGCGTCAGATCGGCATGATTTTTCAGGATCACCACCTGCTGATGGACAGAACAGTCTACGATAATGTGGCGATCCCGCTGATTATCGCGGGCGCCAGCGGCGAAGACATTCGTCGTCGCGTCTCGGCGGCGCTGGATAAAGTCGGCCTGCTGGACAAAGCGAAAAATTTCCCGATCCAGCTCTCTGGCGGTGAACAGCAGCGCGTGGGCATCGCCCGCGCCGTGGTGAATAAACCTGCCGTACTGCTGGCGGATGAACCGACGGGCAACCTGGATGACGCCCTCTCGGAAGGCATTCTGCGTCTTTTCGAAGAGTTTAACCGCGTCGGGGTAACGGTACTGATGGCGACGCATGACACCGGGCTTATCTCACGGCGCAGCTACCCGGTGCTCACCCTGAGCGACGGGCATTTGCATGGAGGCCGTGTTGGTGAATAA
- the ftsY gene encoding signal recognition particle-docking protein FtsY, producing MAKEKKRGFFSWLGFGQKEQAETEAEQQKVTEQPAATEERVEPDAQTTAEETTHSLAESEKFAEDVVAVSESVVHEEQEKAGQPEPVAAPAQPETEQPQAVTPPVVEAEEWLPEQEENRAPVDIAPEPVAETVPETIVEEDVIEEAAVIDAPVVEEPNVEPAAPDVSHDEDEVAQDAPISEEELAALAADPEAALETEPEAIEDAAPVAEQEKPTKEGFFARLKRSLLKTKENLGSGFISLFRGKKIDDDLFEELEEQLLIADVGVDTTRKIIANLTEGASRKQLRDAEALYGLLKEEMGEILAKVDEPLKVEGKTPFVILMVGVNGVGKTTTIGKLARQFEQQGKSVMLAAGDTFRAAAVEQLQVWGQRNNIPVIAQHTGADSASVIFDAIQAAKARGVDVLIADTAGRLQNKSHLMEELKKIVRVMKKLDENAPHEVMLTIDASTGQNAVSQAKLFHEAVGLTGITLTKLDGTAKGGVIFSVADQFGIPIRYIGVGERIEDLRPFNAGDFIEALFARED from the coding sequence ATGGCAAAAGAGAAGAAACGTGGCTTTTTTTCCTGGCTCGGTTTTGGCCAGAAAGAGCAGGCAGAAACTGAAGCCGAACAACAAAAAGTAACAGAACAACCCGCGGCGACAGAAGAGCGCGTTGAGCCTGACGCACAGACAACTGCTGAAGAGACGACGCACTCCCTGGCGGAGTCCGAAAAGTTCGCTGAAGACGTGGTCGCGGTCAGCGAAAGCGTCGTTCATGAAGAACAGGAAAAGGCCGGGCAGCCGGAGCCGGTAGCGGCCCCCGCACAGCCGGAAACTGAACAGCCGCAGGCGGTAACGCCGCCGGTGGTGGAAGCCGAAGAGTGGCTGCCAGAGCAGGAAGAAAACCGCGCGCCGGTTGACATAGCGCCTGAACCCGTTGCTGAAACGGTGCCGGAAACGATCGTTGAAGAAGACGTTATCGAAGAGGCGGCTGTTATCGACGCGCCGGTCGTTGAAGAGCCGAACGTTGAGCCTGCGGCACCAGACGTTTCGCACGATGAAGACGAGGTTGCGCAAGACGCGCCGATCAGCGAAGAAGAGCTGGCCGCGCTGGCCGCCGACCCGGAAGCGGCGCTCGAAACCGAGCCGGAGGCGATCGAAGACGCAGCGCCGGTCGCGGAGCAGGAGAAACCGACCAAAGAGGGTTTCTTCGCACGTCTTAAGCGCAGCCTGCTGAAAACGAAAGAAAATCTCGGTTCCGGATTTATCAGTCTGTTCCGCGGCAAAAAAATCGACGACGATCTGTTCGAGGAGCTGGAAGAGCAGCTGCTGATTGCCGACGTGGGCGTGGACACTACCCGGAAGATTATCGCTAACCTGACCGAAGGCGCGAGCCGCAAGCAGTTACGCGATGCCGAAGCCCTTTACGGCCTGCTGAAAGAAGAGATGGGCGAGATCCTCGCCAAAGTAGACGAGCCGCTGAAGGTGGAAGGCAAAACGCCGTTCGTTATCCTGATGGTCGGCGTGAACGGCGTGGGGAAAACCACCACCATCGGCAAGCTGGCGCGTCAGTTCGAGCAGCAGGGCAAGTCGGTCATGCTGGCGGCGGGGGATACCTTCCGTGCGGCGGCGGTGGAACAGCTCCAGGTCTGGGGTCAGCGCAATAACATTCCGGTTATCGCGCAGCACACCGGCGCGGATTCCGCCTCGGTGATTTTCGACGCCATTCAGGCGGCGAAAGCGCGCGGCGTGGACGTGCTGATTGCCGATACCGCCGGGCGTTTGCAGAATAAATCGCACCTGATGGAAGAGTTGAAAAAGATTGTCCGCGTGATGAAAAAGCTCGACGAGAACGCGCCGCACGAAGTGATGCTGACCATCGACGCCAGCACCGGCCAGAACGCGGTCAGCCAGGCGAAGCTGTTCCATGAGGCGGTCGGGCTTACCGGCATCACGCTCACCAAGCTGGACGGCACCGCTAAAGGCGGCGTTATCTTCTCGGTGGCCGATCAGTTTGGCATTCCGATTCGCTACATTGGCGTGGGCGAACGTATTGAAGATTTGCGTCCGTTTAACGCGGGCGACTTTATTGAGGCACTTTTTGCCCGAGAGGATTAA
- the rsmD gene encoding 16S rRNA (guanine(966)-N(2))-methyltransferase: MKKPTSSGSGQIRIIGGQWRGRKLPVPDSPGLRPTTDRVRETLFNWLAPYLVGARCLDCFAGSGALGLEALSRYAASATLLEMERGVAQQLQKNLATLKSSAGKVVNTNTLNFLSQSGEPHDIVFVDPPFRKGLLEETLTLLETRGWLAPQALIYVESEVENGLPPVPASWQLHREKVAGQVAYRLYLRETQGEEHAD, from the coding sequence ATGAAGAAACCAACCTCCTCAGGTAGCGGCCAGATCCGCATTATTGGCGGACAGTGGCGCGGCAGAAAGCTGCCGGTGCCCGACAGCCCCGGCCTGCGCCCGACCACCGACCGCGTGCGCGAAACCCTGTTTAACTGGCTGGCGCCGTATCTGGTCGGCGCGCGCTGCCTGGATTGCTTCGCCGGAAGCGGCGCGCTGGGCCTGGAGGCGCTCTCCCGTTACGCCGCAAGCGCAACGCTGCTTGAGATGGAGCGCGGCGTCGCGCAGCAGCTTCAGAAAAACCTTGCTACGCTCAAATCCAGCGCCGGAAAGGTAGTGAACACTAACACACTCAATTTTTTGAGTCAGAGCGGCGAGCCGCACGACATCGTGTTTGTCGATCCGCCGTTTCGCAAAGGGCTGCTGGAAGAAACCTTAACCCTGCTGGAAACACGGGGCTGGCTCGCGCCGCAGGCGCTGATTTACGTTGAAAGTGAAGTGGAAAACGGCCTGCCGCCGGTTCCTGCCAGCTGGCAGCTGCACCGGGAAAAGGTCGCGGGCCAGGTGGCTTACCGGCTCTATCTGCGCGAAACACAAGGAGAGGAACATGCTGATTAA
- a CDS encoding DUF1145 family protein encodes MLINLGRLLMLGVWGFLVLNLVQPFPRPLNIFVNVALFFMIIMHILQLSLLRATQPKDAPPLSRFEQARIFIFGVFELIAWQKKQKKPR; translated from the coding sequence ATGCTGATTAATCTGGGTCGCCTGCTGATGCTGGGCGTGTGGGGCTTTCTGGTGCTGAACCTGGTCCAGCCATTCCCGCGCCCGCTGAATATTTTCGTCAACGTGGCGCTGTTTTTCATGATAATCATGCATATCCTGCAATTATCGTTACTGCGCGCCACGCAGCCTAAAGACGCCCCGCCATTAAGCCGTTTTGAACAGGCGCGTATTTTTATCTTCGGCGTGTTTGAATTGATCGCCTGGCAGAAGAAGCAGAAGAAGCCGCGTTAA
- a CDS encoding DUF2500 domain-containing protein, whose amino-acid sequence MSKPPLFFIIIIALIVAAASFRYVQQRREKTENDAAPVTQENVVVASKREKPASGRRSREQQVAPPAQTVRYEATFRPQEGGAEMRFRLDEAHYHQLTVGDRGQLVYQGSRFMEFVPAPAR is encoded by the coding sequence ATGAGTAAGCCACCGCTTTTTTTCATTATTATCATTGCGTTAATCGTTGCAGCCGCCTCTTTTCGCTATGTGCAGCAGCGGCGCGAGAAAACAGAAAATGACGCGGCGCCGGTCACGCAGGAAAACGTCGTCGTGGCGAGCAAGCGGGAAAAGCCTGCCAGCGGGCGGCGTTCGCGCGAGCAACAGGTCGCGCCGCCTGCGCAAACCGTGCGGTATGAGGCGACGTTTCGCCCGCAGGAAGGCGGGGCGGAGATGCGGTTTCGGCTGGATGAGGCCCATTATCACCAGCTGACGGTGGGCGACCGGGGCCAGCTGGTGTATCAGGGATCGCGGTTTATGGAGTTTGTGCCCGCGCCCGCGCGGTAG
- a CDS encoding lysoplasmalogenase has translation MLWSFIAVFLSGWLYVDASYRGATWQRWVFKPLTLLLLLLLGWQAPLVSPTGYLVLAGLVATLAGDALMLLPRQRLLYAFGAFFLSHLLYTIWFASQMTLSFFWPLPLALLVIGVALIATIWTRLEELRWPICTYIGMTLVMVWLAGELYFFRPTDTSFSGFAGATLLLLNAIIWLGSHYRKRFTADSAIAAACYFAGHFMIVRALYI, from the coding sequence ATGCTTTGGTCGTTTATTGCTGTCTTTTTATCCGGTTGGCTGTATGTCGATGCGTCTTACCGTGGCGCGACCTGGCAACGCTGGGTGTTCAAACCGTTAACGCTGTTGCTGTTGCTGCTGCTGGGCTGGCAGGCGCCGCTCGTGAGCCCAACGGGCTATCTGGTGCTGGCGGGTCTCGTGGCGACGCTCGCGGGCGATGCGCTGATGCTGCTGCCGCGCCAGCGGTTGCTCTACGCCTTCGGCGCGTTTTTCCTCTCGCACCTGCTGTATACCATCTGGTTCGCCAGCCAGATGACGCTGTCGTTCTTCTGGCCGCTGCCGCTGGCGCTGCTGGTGATTGGCGTGGCGCTGATAGCGACGATCTGGACCCGCCTCGAAGAGCTGCGCTGGCCCATCTGCACCTATATCGGCATGACGCTGGTGATGGTGTGGCTCGCAGGCGAGCTCTATTTCTTTCGCCCGACCGACACCAGCTTCTCGGGTTTTGCAGGCGCGACGCTGCTGCTGCTGAACGCTATCATCTGGCTCGGCAGTCATTACCGTAAGCGTTTTACCGCCGACAGCGCGATTGCCGCCGCGTGTTATTTCGCGGGCCACTTTATGATTGTCCGCGCGCTCTATATCTGA
- the zntA gene encoding Zn(II)/Cd(II)/Pb(II) translocating P-type ATPase ZntA, protein MSTPSEKPRQTPQFAKMTLTPAPQKPTAGDAPCCASGACEPTSPAVEPEGALSWQVAGMDCAACARKVENAVRKVAGVRHVQVLFATEKLVVDAPSSRREAIEQAVRAAGYTLRDTQAAAPAAPSAWRENLPILIIAALMALSWALEQFHPLAGRAAFIVTTLVGLFPVARQAWRLTRSGNPFAIETLMSVAATGALIIGASEEAAMVLLLYLVGERLEGWAANRARSGVSALVALRPETAVRLRGDARETVAISALQPGDVIEVAAGGRLPADGRLLAATASFDESALTGESLPVEHQPGDNIPAGATSVDRLVSLEVTSRPGESAIDRILHLIEEAEAKRAPIERFIDRFSRLYTPAIMAAALLTALIPPLLFAAPWLAWIYKALALLLIGCPCALVISTPAAITSGLAAATRFGALIKGGAALEALGRVEQIAFDKTGTLTAGTPQVTAVDAVEGLEAAALLAFAAAVEQGSTHPLAQAVVREANARSVAALRAGAQRTLAGVGVEAQVEGRTVRISAPDKVSITLPDEWQQRIRDQEAQGQTVIVVTASDQLLGTLALRDTQRADARDAVEKLRAMGIQSVMLTGDNPRAAAAIAHALGMDYRAGLLPADKVEQVNTLNARAPLAVVGDGINDAPAMKAATIGIAMGSGTDVALEAADAALTHNRLTALPEMIALARATHRNIRQNIAIALGLKAVFLVTTLLGLTGLWLAVLADTGATVLVTANALRLLRQRR, encoded by the coding sequence ATGAGCACCCCTTCAGAAAAACCCCGCCAGACGCCGCAGTTTGCGAAAATGACGCTCACGCCTGCGCCGCAGAAACCGACAGCCGGCGACGCGCCCTGCTGCGCGAGCGGCGCCTGCGAGCCCACGTCGCCAGCGGTCGAACCCGAAGGCGCGCTGAGCTGGCAGGTCGCCGGTATGGACTGCGCCGCCTGCGCGCGCAAAGTGGAAAACGCGGTGCGCAAGGTGGCAGGGGTTCGCCATGTGCAGGTGCTGTTCGCGACCGAAAAACTGGTCGTGGATGCGCCGTCCTCCCGACGCGAGGCCATTGAACAGGCGGTACGCGCCGCCGGTTATACGCTGCGCGATACGCAAGCCGCCGCGCCCGCCGCCCCGTCGGCCTGGCGCGAAAACCTGCCGATCCTCATTATCGCCGCGCTGATGGCGCTGAGCTGGGCGCTGGAGCAGTTCCACCCGCTGGCGGGCCGCGCGGCGTTTATCGTCACAACGCTGGTCGGCCTGTTCCCGGTTGCGCGTCAGGCGTGGCGTCTGACGCGCAGCGGCAATCCTTTTGCCATCGAAACCCTGATGAGCGTCGCCGCCACCGGCGCGCTGATCATTGGCGCCAGCGAAGAGGCAGCGATGGTGTTGCTGCTCTATTTAGTGGGCGAACGACTGGAAGGCTGGGCGGCGAACCGCGCGCGCAGCGGCGTCAGCGCGCTGGTGGCGCTGCGCCCGGAAACCGCCGTACGTTTGCGCGGCGACGCCCGTGAAACGGTCGCGATAAGCGCGCTTCAGCCCGGCGACGTGATTGAAGTGGCCGCAGGCGGGCGGCTACCGGCAGACGGCAGGCTGCTTGCCGCTACCGCGAGTTTCGATGAGAGCGCGCTGACCGGCGAATCGCTCCCCGTTGAGCATCAGCCGGGCGATAACATCCCGGCAGGCGCCACCAGCGTTGACCGGCTTGTCTCGCTGGAGGTGACCTCGCGCCCCGGCGAGAGCGCCATTGACCGAATTTTGCATCTGATTGAAGAAGCGGAAGCGAAGCGTGCGCCGATTGAGCGTTTTATCGACCGTTTCAGCCGCCTTTATACCCCGGCCATTATGGCGGCGGCGCTGCTGACGGCGCTGATCCCGCCGCTGCTGTTCGCCGCGCCCTGGCTGGCATGGATTTACAAAGCGCTGGCGCTGCTGCTGATTGGCTGTCCGTGCGCGCTGGTGATTTCGACGCCCGCGGCCATTACGTCCGGCCTTGCCGCCGCCACGCGGTTTGGCGCGCTGATTAAAGGCGGCGCGGCGCTGGAGGCGCTCGGGCGCGTCGAACAGATAGCGTTTGATAAGACCGGCACGCTGACCGCCGGGACGCCGCAGGTAACGGCGGTCGATGCGGTCGAGGGGCTGGAGGCGGCGGCGCTGCTGGCCTTCGCCGCTGCCGTGGAACAGGGCAGCACGCATCCGCTGGCGCAGGCGGTCGTGCGCGAGGCGAACGCGCGCAGCGTGGCCGCGTTACGCGCCGGTGCGCAACGCACGCTGGCAGGCGTGGGCGTCGAAGCGCAGGTGGAAGGCCGCACCGTGCGCATCAGCGCGCCGGATAAGGTGTCGATAACGTTGCCAGACGAGTGGCAACAGCGCATCCGCGACCAGGAAGCGCAGGGGCAGACGGTTATCGTCGTGACCGCGAGCGATCAGTTGCTGGGTACGCTGGCGCTGCGTGATACCCAGCGCGCCGACGCGCGCGACGCGGTGGAAAAACTGCGTGCGATGGGCATTCAGAGCGTGATGCTGACCGGCGATAATCCGCGCGCGGCGGCGGCTATCGCACACGCGCTCGGCATGGATTATCGCGCCGGGCTGCTGCCTGCCGATAAGGTCGAACAGGTGAATACGCTCAATGCCCGCGCGCCGCTGGCGGTGGTGGGCGACGGTATCAATGACGCGCCCGCGATGAAAGCCGCCACTATCGGTATCGCGATGGGCAGCGGCACCGATGTGGCGCTGGAAGCCGCCGACGCGGCGCTGACGCACAACCGTCTCACGGCGCTGCCGGAGATGATCGCGCTCGCCCGTGCCACGCACCGCAATATTCGCCAGAACATCGCCATCGCGCTGGGGTTAAAAGCGGTTTTCCTCGTCACGACGCTGCTCGGGTTAACCGGCCTGTGGCTCGCCGTGCTGGCCGACACCGGCGCAACGGTATTAGTGACCGCCAACGCGTTAAGGCTGCTGCGACAGCGCAGATGA